The Pseudomonas sp. FP2309 genomic sequence TCTGGACACCGGCGGCCGTGTACAGCGCTTCGCAGATCGCTTTGGTGCTTTCGGCAAGAAGCCTGCTGCTACTCCAGCAGAGTAAGGCTCAAAAGCCTTATGGGCTTTTGCCAGCTGTTGAAAAAGGCGTCCTTTGCGGGCGCCTTTTTTGTGCCTGGGATTTGGCACCAAGCCGCCCAGGCTGGGGTGTTTTGCCCGGCGCCGGCGTCCGTGGTTCAGGTCGAGGTGCAGCGCGTGGTGGATGGCGACACGGTGCGCCTCAAAGACGGTCGCAGCGTGCGCATGATCGGCCTCAATGCCCCGGAAACCGCGAAAAAAGGCCGTACCGACGAGCCCTATGCCGTCGCCGCTCGCCAGCGTTTGCAGGCATTGGTGGCAACCAGTGGCGGTCGCGTCGGCCTGATGCCTGGGCGTGAGCGTAAAGACCGTTATGGTCGCACCCTCGCCCATCTTTTCGGCGCCGATGGCGAGAACCTTGAGGCGCAGCTGCTCGCCGAAGGCTTTGGCTTTCAAGTGGGGGTCGCGCCCAATGTCGATCTCGTCGCGTGTCAGCGGGCGGCTGAAAACGCGGCGCGTCAGGCCGGTTTGGGGCTTTGGCGACAATCGCCGGTGCGATCGGTGACCAGCCTCAGGCGGTCCGGCTTTGCCTTGGTCAGCGGCAGGGTGAGCAAAGTCGAACGCAACCGCGGTGGAATTTGGATCGAGTTGCAGGGTTCACTGGTATTACGCGTTGCACCCGATCTGGCCCGTCAATTCGACAGCGCCCTGCTGGATGGTCTGCAAGGCAAGCAGGTCGAGGCGCGAGGCTGGATTCAGGATCGTTCTTCGCGTAGTGGCCTGAAGAGCAGCCAGGCGCGCTGGATGTTGCCGCTGACCGATCCCGGTATGCTCAAACCGACTTCTGAACAAAAAATTGTAGACATTTTTTAATTGGATTGTGAACAGTGCGGCCCTTGTATCCCGTGGCTTTAGACTAAAGTACGGCGCTGCGGGGCCTTGACACCCGTGACCGAGCAGTCTTGTAGGGGCTTTACGACACGAGTATCCTCGGCGGTCCGTCGACCAACAGTAAAAGCGGAATGCCGATATGTCTGATTTGAAAACTGCCGCTCTCGAATATCATGCCAATCCTCGTCCAGGAAAGCTGAGTGTAGAGCTCACCAAAGCCACTGCCACTGCTCGCGACCTCTCGCTGGCCTACAGCCCTGGTGTTGCCGAGCCCGTACGTGAAATCGCCCGTGACCCTGAATTGGCGTACAAGTACACCGGCAAGGGCAACCTGGTTGCAGTGATTTCCGATGGCACCGCGATTCTTGGCCTGGGTAACCTCGGCCCATTGGCATCCAAGCCAGTCATGGAAGGCAAGGGCGTGCTGTTCAAGCGCTTCGCCGGCATCGACGTATTCGACATCGAAGTCGACTCCGAAAGCCCGCAGGCCTTCATCGACACCGTCAAGCGCATCTCCATCACCTTCGGTGGCATCAACCTGGAAGACATCAAGGCACCTGAGTGCTTTGAGATCGAAAAGGCTTTGATCGAGCAGTGCGACATTCCGGTATTCCACGATGACCAGCACGGCACGGCGATCGTGACCGCAGCCGGGATGATCAACGCCCTGGAAATCGCTGGCAAAACCCTGTCCGACGCTAAGATCGTCTGCCTGGGTGCCGGCGCTGCGGCCATCTCCTGCATGAAGCTGATCGTGAGCATGGGCGCCAAGCTGGAAAACATCTACATGGTCGACAGCAAGGGCGTGATCCAGTCCGAGCGTACCGACCTGAACCAGTACAAGGCGATGTTTGCCCACCCGTCCTCCAAGCGCACCCTGGCTGACGCCCTCGATGGTGCAGACGTGTTCGTCGGCCTGTCCGGCCCGAACCTGCTGAGCGCTGAAGGCCTGAAGTCGATGGCGGCCAACCCGATCGTGTTCGCCTGCTCCAACCCTGATCCGGAAATCGCCCCGGAGCTGGCCCATGCCACTCGCAACGACGTGATCATGGCCACCGGTCGTTCGGACTACCCGAACCAGGTCAACAACGTTCTGGGCTTCCCGTTCATCTTCCGTGGTGCCCTGGACGTTCGCGCCAAGCGCATCAACGAAGAGATGAAAGTAGCTGCCGCCAACGCCCTGCGCGAACTGGCCAAGCTGCCGGTGCCTCAGGACGTATGCGACGCCTACGGCGGCGCCAAACTGGAATTCGGCCGTGAGTACATCATTCCGAAACCAATGGACAAGCGCCTGATCACCCTGATCTCCGACGCCGTGGCCAAGGCCGCGATCGAGACCGGTGTGGCCACCCTGCCGTATCCGAAGAACTACCCGCTGCAAAGCGTGGATGATGTGTTCAACGGTTAATCGCAGCCCCATAAAAAACCCCGGCCTCTGAGCCGGGGTTTTTTATGGGGAAGATGAACGCTGCAAGCTTAAGAGCAGCGCGCGGCAGATGGTTCTTGCCGCTCTCTAAAAGAGATCTATCGGCGCCGCCTCATCTGCCGGCAGCGGGCTGCCCGGTACCACACCGTTGCCCAGTTCGTTGACCGACGGCGGCGTGTCTTCGCTCTTGAACAGCTCAAAGTAGGCGTTCGGCGTGCTTGGCGAGGCTGCACGGCCACTGATCGGGTCGATCCGCAGGCTGAGGATGCCTTCCGGCTCCGGCTGGGTGTGCAGCGGTTTGTCTTTAAGGGCCGCACCCATGTAACTCATCCAGATCGGCAGCGCGACGGTGCCACCGAACTCGCGGCGCCCGAGGCTTTCAGGTTGGTCGTAGCCTGTCCACACGGTGGTGACGTAGTCGGCGTTGTAGCCGGAGAACCAGGCGTCCTTGGATTCGTTGGTGGTACCGGTCTTGCCCGCGATATCCGCACGGCCCAAGGCCAGGGCGCGACGGCCGGTGCCTTTTTTGATCACGTCTTCAAGGATGCTGTTGAGGATATAAGTGGTACGGGCATCGACAATGCGCTCGGCCACGGCGGGCGTTTGCGGCTCGGTCGGTGCTGCGTTTGCGGCCGGTGCGGCCCCTGGCGTCGGCTCAATGGTAATCCCGCCGGTGCTCGGCGCGGCCATGCCGTCGGTGGCGGCTACGCCATTGACCACGTCACCGGGCACCCGTGGCGGGTTGGCGGTGAACAGGGTGTCGCCATTACGGCTTTCGATCTTGTCGATCAGGTACGGCGTGATCTTGTAGCCGCCGTTGGCAAAAGTGCTCCAGCCCGTGGCGATTTCCATCGGCGTGAGC encodes the following:
- a CDS encoding thermonuclease family protein produces the protein MGFCQLLKKASFAGAFFVPGIWHQAAQAGVFCPAPASVVQVEVQRVVDGDTVRLKDGRSVRMIGLNAPETAKKGRTDEPYAVAARQRLQALVATSGGRVGLMPGRERKDRYGRTLAHLFGADGENLEAQLLAEGFGFQVGVAPNVDLVACQRAAENAARQAGLGLWRQSPVRSVTSLRRSGFALVSGRVSKVERNRGGIWIELQGSLVLRVAPDLARQFDSALLDGLQGKQVEARGWIQDRSSRSGLKSSQARWMLPLTDPGMLKPTSEQKIVDIF
- a CDS encoding malic enzyme-like NAD(P)-binding protein, which translates into the protein MSDLKTAALEYHANPRPGKLSVELTKATATARDLSLAYSPGVAEPVREIARDPELAYKYTGKGNLVAVISDGTAILGLGNLGPLASKPVMEGKGVLFKRFAGIDVFDIEVDSESPQAFIDTVKRISITFGGINLEDIKAPECFEIEKALIEQCDIPVFHDDQHGTAIVTAAGMINALEIAGKTLSDAKIVCLGAGAAAISCMKLIVSMGAKLENIYMVDSKGVIQSERTDLNQYKAMFAHPSSKRTLADALDGADVFVGLSGPNLLSAEGLKSMAANPIVFACSNPDPEIAPELAHATRNDVIMATGRSDYPNQVNNVLGFPFIFRGALDVRAKRINEEMKVAAANALRELAKLPVPQDVCDAYGGAKLEFGREYIIPKPMDKRLITLISDAVAKAAIETGVATLPYPKNYPLQSVDDVFNG